One Sulfolobus sp. S-194 DNA segment encodes these proteins:
- a CDS encoding sulfocyanin, which yields MKLGKSGLVLIALSAIILIIGGVFFAMAAIPHTIASSTSSTTSTTSSSTSSTSTTSSTTTSTSSTPVWA from the coding sequence ATGAAACTAGGTAAAAGTGGACTTGTATTAATCGCACTCTCAGCAATTATACTAATAATTGGTGGAGTATTCTTTGCAATGGCCGCAATTCCCCATACGATAGCAAGTAGTACATCGTCAACAACATCTACCACAAGTTCAAGCACTAGTTCAACAAGCACTACATCGTCAACAACGACTTCTACATCATCAACACCAGTTTGGGCCTAA
- a CDS encoding radical SAM protein: protein MIVKSIRVKTALSKSGLKELDYSLNPYLGCAYSCTYCYAPNFTPNKEASLNWGNVVVVKENLLEILRKEVFLKRKGTVGVSTITDPYQPIEALMKITRESILLLLSHNFRVSVQTKSPLVLRDLDILTHNNKKVDVGFTVTSLERWKELEPNAPPPKARIRALERLTEEGIETWLFLGPIIRGFNDHEIESVIKEISSIKTRIVFDKFKFYRGLKYKEGDTEWWKRVRENILKYCKKYNIECHEESEDWIYERKRFFRPLF from the coding sequence ATTATCGTAAAGAGTATTAGAGTTAAAACAGCTCTGAGTAAGTCGGGATTAAAGGAACTAGACTATAGCTTAAACCCTTACTTAGGGTGCGCTTATTCATGCACTTATTGTTATGCTCCTAATTTTACTCCAAATAAAGAGGCATCATTAAATTGGGGCAATGTAGTAGTTGTTAAGGAAAATTTATTGGAAATTCTTAGAAAAGAAGTATTTTTAAAGAGAAAAGGAACAGTTGGTGTGTCAACAATAACTGATCCTTATCAGCCAATAGAGGCTTTAATGAAGATTACTAGAGAAAGCATTTTGCTTCTCCTTAGTCATAATTTTAGAGTTTCAGTACAGACTAAGTCTCCTTTAGTGTTAAGGGATTTGGACATTTTAACACATAACAATAAGAAAGTTGATGTCGGATTTACTGTAACGAGTTTAGAAAGATGGAAAGAGTTAGAGCCTAACGCACCTCCTCCTAAGGCAAGAATTAGAGCATTAGAAAGGCTCACTGAAGAAGGCATTGAGACTTGGCTCTTTTTAGGGCCTATAATTAGGGGATTTAACGATCATGAGATTGAGAGCGTAATAAAGGAAATTTCAAGTATAAAAACTAGGATAGTCTTCGATAAGTTCAAGTTTTACAGAGGTTTAAAATATAAAGAAGGTGATACAGAGTGGTGGAAAAGAGTTAGAGAGAATATATTAAAGTATTGCAAAAAATATAATATAGAATGTCATGAGGAGAGTGAAGATTGGATTTATGAAAGAAAAAGATTCTTCAGACCGCTATTTTAG
- a CDS encoding Nre family DNA repair protein: protein MIKPELCVKCKASKYLCGLTYCPLLVSVRAKEKISLLKTTVYGSSPPTVFVGRSSYPKILVYPSTPPTLGDTSHYEDPKFWLNSSLNDFLSIRLSLVRGGIKYHVSSANDPDRVLLDIQTLAISSKPVTVELSLKRSPSGKILDDNLPPLGPSAPLEKIRIDENSQPLKIVERVYFDKDLKAKEGILTLYDYGVDVEKIAKILSVGGMGVKRRLVPTRWSITAVDKTISDNLIEKIKQYESIDKVEVYIRSFRKNLFIAILVPGYWSFEWGEAWFPGSTWNKWGKSVEIEVDNESYKGRDDYPEIGGCYYASRLATSEFLVSRKRQATAILWREIYEGFNLPVGVWFVRENIRELFKQKPMTFDRVEVAINFVKDIMKSDIHGWLKRSLLSREKITKWLK from the coding sequence GTGATAAAGCCGGAACTTTGCGTTAAATGTAAAGCTTCTAAATACTTATGCGGACTAACTTATTGCCCTTTGTTAGTATCAGTTAGGGCAAAAGAAAAAATTAGTTTACTGAAAACGACAGTTTATGGTTCTTCTCCACCTACGGTATTCGTTGGAAGAAGTAGTTACCCTAAAATATTAGTATATCCTTCAACTCCTCCAACTTTAGGAGACACTAGCCATTATGAAGATCCTAAGTTTTGGCTTAATTCCAGTTTAAACGATTTCCTATCAATAAGACTTTCGTTAGTTAGAGGAGGAATAAAGTATCACGTTAGCTCAGCTAATGATCCAGACAGAGTGTTATTAGATATTCAAACTTTAGCAATCTCCTCAAAACCAGTAACCGTAGAATTATCCTTAAAGAGATCTCCCTCGGGAAAGATTTTAGATGACAATTTACCACCTTTAGGTCCTTCAGCACCTCTAGAGAAAATTCGGATTGATGAGAATTCTCAACCCTTAAAGATAGTTGAAAGGGTCTATTTCGATAAAGACTTAAAGGCCAAAGAAGGAATCCTAACACTTTATGATTATGGCGTTGATGTAGAGAAAATAGCTAAGATATTAAGTGTTGGAGGAATGGGTGTAAAGAGAAGATTAGTACCTACTAGATGGAGTATAACAGCTGTTGATAAAACGATTTCAGATAATTTAATTGAAAAAATAAAACAATATGAGAGTATAGATAAGGTTGAAGTATACATTAGGAGTTTCAGAAAGAACCTATTTATAGCCATACTAGTACCAGGGTATTGGAGCTTTGAATGGGGAGAAGCCTGGTTTCCCGGTAGCACTTGGAATAAGTGGGGAAAAAGCGTTGAAATTGAAGTAGATAATGAGAGTTATAAAGGAAGAGATGATTATCCAGAAATTGGAGGATGCTATTATGCTTCGAGATTAGCAACATCGGAATTTTTAGTATCTAGAAAGAGACAAGCCACTGCAATATTATGGAGGGAGATATATGAAGGATTTAACTTGCCAGTAGGTGTTTGGTTTGTAAGAGAGAACATTAGAGAACTCTTTAAACAGAAGCCTATGACTTTTGATAGAGTGGAAGTCGCTATCAATTTCGTTAAGGATATAATGAAGTCCGACATACACGGATGGCTTAAGAGATCATTATTATCTAGAGAAAAAATAACCAAGTGGCTGAAGTAA
- a CDS encoding ParA family protein encodes MRISFVGIKGGIGKSTIALMVAKELSNRGFNVLFLDRDIFSFASTLAGIKNSFFTQVARGEVPRGYFKDLGNLTIARLFGEGVLFFKEIEELHKDLVKKELMEKSYTELVKRKKYDFFIVDNPPYVTMKSEVVEHELSMFRKIFPNEEIYRIYLSTGLLEDVELTKKYIDETEEEAPGKPLGIIVNMVVDKEKGIEVLKSLYDNRFLVGVMLPFIDELFQFQGSIEDLPVIPQIKNFVDSILKMEKKIITY; translated from the coding sequence ATGAGAATCTCTTTTGTTGGAATAAAAGGAGGAATAGGGAAATCAACAATAGCTTTGATGGTTGCAAAAGAATTAAGCAATAGAGGTTTTAATGTTCTTTTCCTAGATAGAGATATATTCTCATTTGCATCTACTCTTGCTGGGATCAAAAATAGTTTTTTCACTCAAGTTGCAAGGGGTGAAGTACCTAGAGGCTATTTTAAAGATCTAGGGAACTTAACTATTGCGAGGTTATTTGGAGAAGGAGTTCTGTTTTTCAAAGAAATAGAAGAGTTGCATAAAGATCTTGTGAAGAAAGAATTAATGGAGAAAAGTTATACTGAATTAGTAAAGAGGAAGAAATATGATTTCTTTATTGTAGATAATCCTCCTTATGTTACAATGAAGAGTGAAGTAGTAGAACATGAATTAAGCATGTTTAGGAAAATATTCCCAAATGAGGAAATTTATAGGATTTACCTTTCAACTGGTCTGTTAGAGGATGTAGAGCTAACTAAAAAATATATTGATGAGACTGAGGAAGAAGCACCAGGTAAACCTTTAGGAATAATAGTAAATATGGTTGTAGATAAGGAAAAGGGTATAGAAGTATTAAAGTCTTTATACGATAATAGATTTTTGGTAGGAGTTATGCTTCCTTTTATTGACGAGCTATTTCAATTTCAAGGTTCAATAGAAGATTTACCAGTTATACCGCAGATAAAGAATTTTGTAGATTCAATTTTAAAGATGGAGAAAAAAATTATTACTTATTAA
- a CDS encoding tetratricopeptide repeat protein: MNDIKEIEEYYSQGNLVAALKKAEEVVKQNPSKEAYNLLGKILKELGEDDKAIDAFMKAENYIEIAKIYISKGMYKDALNVLSSFNDKESRILKALIYLKLENYEEGKEELVGIDDSSPLFYKIKGIIDYYTGDTYDAIRELSIAITLYPLDAELYYYRALAKMKLGMNAEDDLNTAMNLNPYFAEVYFSKGVLLENAGKLEEAADYYSKAINLKPEYTEAYMRRAKVYMKLGKEEEAISDIKKVNDKK, from the coding sequence GTGAATGACATAAAAGAAATTGAAGAATACTATTCCCAAGGGAACTTGGTGGCTGCATTAAAGAAAGCTGAAGAAGTTGTTAAGCAGAATCCATCTAAGGAAGCTTATAATTTGTTAGGAAAAATCCTCAAGGAATTAGGAGAAGATGATAAAGCCATTGACGCATTTATGAAGGCTGAAAATTATATTGAGATTGCAAAAATATATATTTCAAAAGGAATGTATAAGGATGCATTAAACGTTCTTTCTAGTTTTAATGATAAAGAATCAAGAATTTTGAAAGCTTTAATTTATTTAAAGCTTGAAAATTATGAGGAAGGGAAAGAGGAATTGGTTGGAATTGACGATTCTTCACCTTTATTTTATAAAATTAAAGGGATTATAGATTACTATACTGGAGATACTTATGATGCTATAAGGGAATTAAGTATTGCTATTACTCTATATCCCCTTGATGCGGAATTATATTACTATAGGGCTTTAGCTAAAATGAAACTTGGAATGAATGCTGAAGACGACTTAAATACTGCAATGAATCTAAATCCCTATTTTGCTGAGGTTTATTTTAGTAAAGGAGTTTTGTTAGAAAACGCTGGAAAACTTGAGGAAGCTGCTGATTATTACTCTAAAGCAATTAATCTAAAGCCAGAATATACTGAGGCTTACATGAGGAGGGCAAAAGTATATATGAAGTTAGGAAAGGAAGAAGAAGCTATTTCTGATATAAAGAAAGTTAATGATAAAAAATGA
- a CDS encoding DUF123 domain-containing protein gives MKGYIIVFYCKEVNVITKSKIFPIQEGYYAYVGSCGLYCDKRISRHFSKEKRKKHWHIDYLSELCEPLFAIILPLQEKEIAKLLLEFDYVKGFGSTDDNENPSHLFRVSLISLLNLIRGIRE, from the coding sequence ATGAAAGGTTATATAATAGTTTTTTACTGCAAGGAAGTAAACGTGATCACTAAAAGTAAAATCTTCCCTATACAAGAGGGCTATTATGCTTATGTGGGTTCATGTGGATTGTATTGTGATAAGAGAATAAGTAGACATTTTTCTAAAGAAAAAAGAAAGAAGCATTGGCATATTGATTATTTGTCTGAACTCTGTGAACCTCTTTTTGCAATAATATTACCATTACAAGAGAAAGAAATAGCAAAACTACTTCTAGAATTTGATTACGTAAAGGGTTTCGGATCTACTGATGATAATGAAAATCCTTCTCACTTATTTAGAGTCTCTTTAATCTCCTTACTCAATCTAATTAGAGGGATAAGGGAGTAA
- a CDS encoding helix-turn-helix domain-containing protein: protein MSEKLYDAKDVIRCCYKLSDTDIDCLFKLIELNKPVTSDELSQIMKVSKTTVENSLKKLIDSGLVIRSKSEDKKIGRPKYYYSIVENIVNKIREDLLNCSKKMQLSL from the coding sequence ATGAGTGAAAAGTTATATGATGCAAAAGATGTTATAAGATGTTGTTACAAACTTTCAGATACTGATATAGATTGTTTGTTTAAACTTATTGAATTAAATAAGCCAGTAACATCAGATGAACTTTCTCAAATAATGAAAGTAAGTAAGACTACAGTAGAGAATAGTTTAAAGAAACTAATTGATTCTGGCCTAGTAATAAGAAGTAAGAGTGAGGATAAGAAAATTGGTAGACCAAAATATTATTACTCTATAGTTGAAAACATAGTTAACAAGATAAGGGAAGATTTGTTAAATTGCTCGAAGAAAATGCAACTATCATTGTAA
- a CDS encoding winged helix-turn-helix domain-containing protein: protein MRSKRDKFDIVADILENIKDGRNSKSALMKNANLSFSILKKYIDYLEKNGYVEEKEGSYVITDKGLALLDRLNKVRNLEFQLAELINELSKELL, encoded by the coding sequence ATGAGGTCCAAGAGAGACAAATTTGACATAGTAGCAGATATATTGGAAAACATCAAAGATGGGCGTAACTCTAAATCAGCGTTAATGAAAAATGCTAATTTGAGTTTTTCTATTCTAAAAAAATATATTGATTACTTAGAAAAAAACGGATATGTAGAAGAGAAAGAGGGATCATATGTTATAACTGATAAGGGTTTAGCGCTATTAGACAGATTGAATAAGGTTAGAAACCTAGAATTTCAATTAGCAGAGCTTATTAATGAGTTATCTAAAGAATTATTATAA
- a CDS encoding phosphomevalonate kinase — translation MISAPGKILWIGSYSVVFGGISHVIAINRRVRCDIKSSQNLIFETTYGIFKEKGNELIESVITVFKEKFGNLPPFHVKLFNDKDFQIHGKKTGLGSSSASTVALTACIYYHLFNNLNKDEIYKLAQKANYIRQKGIGSGFDIASAVYGSIVYRRFYDIEKVDSVIEPLKIGNYEMLLGFIGESFNTVNSVAKFIEKSNDEEFKKVMKYIDEENIMAIKLIKLGKIEEAIEHVKLARKFLNGLARKIVGIEIENEKIRRLIEIAENDALIALSPGAGGESVFALGKDLSKVKEKWEKENVIVIELKEDEGLRIEA, via the coding sequence GTGATATCCGCTCCAGGCAAAATATTATGGATTGGCAGTTATTCAGTAGTATTTGGCGGGATTTCACACGTTATAGCAATAAATAGGAGAGTAAGATGCGATATAAAAAGTTCTCAGAATCTCATTTTTGAAACAACATACGGTATTTTTAAAGAGAAAGGAAACGAATTAATCGAAAGTGTAATAACTGTTTTTAAAGAAAAGTTTGGAAATTTACCTCCATTTCATGTGAAACTTTTTAATGATAAGGATTTTCAAATACATGGTAAAAAAACTGGTTTAGGGAGTTCCTCAGCATCAACAGTAGCTTTAACTGCTTGTATCTATTATCACTTATTCAATAACTTAAACAAAGATGAAATATACAAGTTAGCACAGAAAGCTAATTATATAAGGCAAAAAGGTATAGGGAGTGGTTTTGATATTGCCTCAGCCGTCTACGGTTCAATAGTTTATAGAAGATTTTACGATATAGAGAAAGTAGATAGTGTAATTGAACCCCTTAAGATAGGAAATTATGAGATGCTCTTAGGTTTTATAGGTGAAAGCTTCAACACTGTAAACTCTGTAGCTAAGTTTATTGAAAAAAGCAATGACGAGGAGTTTAAGAAAGTAATGAAATACATTGACGAGGAAAACATAATGGCAATAAAACTTATAAAGTTAGGTAAAATTGAGGAAGCCATTGAACATGTTAAACTTGCTAGAAAGTTTTTAAATGGATTAGCTAGAAAAATAGTTGGTATAGAGATAGAGAATGAGAAGATAAGAAGGCTAATTGAAATAGCTGAAAATGATGCATTAATTGCCTTATCTCCTGGAGCTGGAGGAGAATCAGTATTTGCTTTAGGAAAAGATTTATCAAAGGTAAAAGAAAAGTGGGAAAAAGAAAACGTTATAGTTATAGAGTTAAAAGAGGATGAGGGTTTAAGAATTGAGGCTTGA
- the mvaD gene encoding diphosphomevalonate decarboxylase yields MRLEAEAIAPSNIAIIKYWGKRNEELNLPLNSSLSVTLSGLEVRTRIIFSKEFAKDEVYINGEKAKDEEVREYSGRVLNIFRKLYGQEIYAKVESWSNFPKSTGLASSAAGIAALVYAANEALGLSLSQRELSKIARIGSGSACRSTAGGFVLWEKGERDDGEDSYCYSLFPETHWRELVDIIAIVSERSKKISSREGMIITSKTSNLMKCRLKFIEETLPKVIKSIEERNEEEFYYWLMRHSNNMHAVILDSWPSFFYLNDTSLKIIEWTQEFGKAGYTFDAGPNPHIFTTEKYKDEVISFLNSIGVNKIIISKVGSGPKASKLL; encoded by the coding sequence TTGAGGCTTGAAGCTGAAGCCATTGCTCCTTCAAATATTGCAATTATAAAATACTGGGGTAAAAGAAATGAGGAGTTAAACTTACCATTAAACTCCTCACTTTCTGTAACTTTGTCTGGATTAGAAGTTAGGACTAGAATAATTTTCTCAAAAGAATTTGCAAAAGACGAGGTGTATATTAATGGAGAAAAGGCAAAAGATGAAGAAGTGAGAGAATATAGTGGTAGAGTTTTAAATATATTTAGAAAGTTATATGGTCAAGAAATTTATGCTAAAGTGGAGTCATGGAGTAATTTTCCTAAATCCACTGGATTAGCTTCTTCAGCTGCAGGAATAGCTGCGTTAGTTTATGCCGCTAATGAAGCCCTAGGTTTAAGCTTGTCACAAAGAGAATTATCAAAAATTGCAAGAATTGGTTCTGGTAGTGCTTGCAGAAGTACTGCTGGAGGATTTGTACTCTGGGAGAAGGGAGAAAGAGATGATGGTGAAGATTCATACTGTTACTCTCTTTTTCCTGAAACTCACTGGAGAGAACTGGTAGATATTATTGCAATTGTAAGTGAGAGAAGTAAGAAAATCTCCTCCAGAGAAGGAATGATAATTACTTCTAAGACATCAAATCTAATGAAATGCAGGCTAAAGTTTATAGAAGAAACCTTACCTAAAGTAATTAAAAGCATAGAGGAAAGGAACGAGGAAGAATTCTACTATTGGTTAATGAGACATAGTAACAATATGCATGCTGTTATCTTAGATTCATGGCCATCATTCTTTTACTTGAACGATACTTCATTAAAAATTATAGAATGGACTCAGGAGTTTGGAAAAGCTGGATATACTTTTGATGCCGGGCCAAATCCTCATATCTTTACTACTGAAAAATACAAGGACGAAGTGATAAGTTTTCTTAACTCTATAGGCGTTAATAAAATAATTATCTCGAAAGTAGGAAGTGGGCCAAAAGCTAGCAAGCTTCTTTAA
- a CDS encoding HD domain-containing protein, with translation MKIIRDPIHGYIEVPDDILPVISSPFFQRLRFISQTGLAYMVYPGMRHTRFEHSLGAMHLAKEFLHYISSNSKIDFLTEDYAKLVSLSALLHDIGHVAFSHTFESALQVTRDVYKEKIEYYGKETHVKYGLRLISKYSYLFEKVGKNSNITDPVKFLINVIGGNPANEEEKFALQIISNFVDADRGDYLLRDSYYAGVGYGSYDIERLKRVLVYVDGKIAILKKAIPIVEQFLLARMYMFKNVYFHSVVGMYNAILSHAISKLIRQNKIDLNDIEEITDYKILNMIEEIGFKQPILYRNGYKRIKKDITQECSSIIDREELIELMRETEGKIIYYEFFDVPYKEENEAIYIYDEGKLSPLSQFSNLITAIRDLKKAIIVYHHSMEDKMRKYYEKLKEAC, from the coding sequence ATGAAGATTATAAGAGATCCTATACATGGTTACATAGAAGTTCCAGATGATATCTTACCAGTAATTTCTTCTCCCTTTTTTCAGCGATTAAGGTTTATTTCACAAACTGGTTTAGCATATATGGTTTATCCAGGAATGAGACATACTAGGTTTGAGCATAGTTTAGGAGCAATGCATCTAGCTAAGGAGTTTCTCCACTACATTTCTAGTAACAGTAAGATAGATTTTTTAACTGAAGATTACGCTAAATTAGTCTCCCTTTCAGCCTTATTGCATGATATTGGCCATGTAGCATTTTCTCACACTTTTGAGTCAGCTTTACAAGTTACTAGAGACGTTTATAAAGAGAAAATTGAGTACTACGGAAAAGAAACTCATGTAAAATACGGTTTAAGGTTAATTTCTAAGTACTCTTACTTATTCGAGAAAGTTGGTAAGAATAGTAACATCACAGATCCTGTTAAGTTTCTGATTAACGTTATTGGCGGTAATCCTGCTAATGAAGAAGAGAAATTTGCTTTACAGATAATATCTAACTTTGTTGATGCTGATAGGGGTGACTATTTACTTAGAGATTCTTATTATGCAGGTGTAGGTTATGGCAGTTATGATATAGAAAGATTAAAGAGAGTTTTAGTTTATGTTGACGGAAAAATAGCTATATTAAAGAAAGCTATTCCAATAGTTGAGCAATTTCTCTTAGCTAGAATGTATATGTTTAAGAACGTTTATTTTCATAGTGTTGTCGGAATGTATAACGCTATTCTTTCTCATGCAATTTCAAAGTTAATTAGACAAAATAAAATAGATCTTAATGACATAGAAGAAATAACAGATTATAAAATATTAAATATGATAGAAGAAATAGGATTTAAACAGCCTATACTCTATAGAAATGGATATAAGAGAATTAAAAAGGATATAACACAAGAATGTTCTAGCATTATAGATAGAGAAGAACTAATAGAACTTATGAGAGAAACTGAAGGTAAAATAATATATTATGAATTCTTTGATGTCCCGTACAAAGAGGAAAATGAGGCCATATATATTTATGATGAAGGTAAACTTTCTCCTCTCTCACAATTCTCTAATCTCATAACAGCAATAAGAGACTTAAAGAAAGCGATAATAGTATATCATCATAGTATGGAGGATAAAATGAGAAAATACTATGAAAAACTTAAAGAAGCTTGCTAG
- a CDS encoding purine-nucleoside phosphorylase, producing the protein MNPVHILAKKGDIAEKVIIAGDPGRVKSLSKFLEEPQLVNENRGFLIYTGKYKRERISIATHGIGGPSIAIVLEELTMLGGRVFIRYGTSGALVPDVNIGDYVIVTGASYNPSSLVYQYFKEQACISATPDFELTMALYNSFKNKGLKFHLGNVFSSDAFYAEDEDFAKKWSDRGNIAVEMECATLFMLSKLRKIRSGAVVIVSDSLVKGGWISKDELEKKVNDGAIAILDALTNIT; encoded by the coding sequence GTGAACCCAGTTCACATACTTGCCAAGAAAGGTGATATAGCTGAAAAAGTTATTATAGCCGGTGATCCTGGTAGGGTTAAAAGTCTCTCTAAGTTTTTAGAAGAGCCTCAACTTGTTAATGAAAATAGAGGTTTTTTAATTTACACCGGTAAATACAAGAGGGAAAGAATAAGTATAGCAACTCATGGAATTGGTGGTCCATCAATAGCAATAGTTTTAGAAGAACTAACCATGTTAGGAGGTAGGGTATTTATCAGATACGGTACATCTGGTGCTTTAGTTCCAGATGTTAATATTGGAGATTATGTTATAGTTACTGGTGCTTCATATAACCCTTCAAGCTTAGTTTACCAATACTTTAAAGAACAAGCTTGCATTTCAGCCACTCCAGATTTCGAACTAACTATGGCTTTATATAACTCTTTTAAGAACAAGGGATTAAAGTTCCATTTAGGTAATGTGTTTAGTAGTGACGCTTTCTACGCCGAAGATGAAGACTTTGCAAAGAAATGGTCAGATAGAGGAAATATAGCCGTTGAAATGGAGTGTGCTACTCTATTCATGTTAAGTAAATTAAGGAAAATTAGGAGTGGTGCTGTAGTTATAGTTAGTGATAGTTTAGTCAAAGGAGGATGGATTAGTAAAGACGAATTAGAAAAGAAAGTTAATGATGGCGCAATAGCTATTTTAGATGCTTTAACTAATATAACTTAA
- a CDS encoding glycosyltransferase family 4 protein, with amino-acid sequence MFSVAINTQTPPIRFRYTYRDLVDKYGFLSFPIDVSLLDPSDYYISVGGVAKMMLALSKKFSKTRWVSLGPGYPPEVKYKDLNIYFVDLNPKDLQGYTRFKEGIYNEAHGLSKYEIQPDDYIAYATYNWLSAQKLLEFYKDTDIYFINDFQQLLIGGIIGPSAPAVLWYHIPFVPEYLSHKMREFLIRTFEGFDGVIVSTKRDLEGMLRAGIKGRVKQVYPFIDPQEYRKVSRQEVEKVKEKYGIKGDDKIVTVVARMDPMKSQDVAIQAMKYVDNAKLLLVGNGSFTSGALGTGKANVWAKKLQTLAEQINVKDKVVFTGYVPDEELYAIYEASNVILLPSNIEGFGLTVCEGWVYGKPAIVSSGAGISELIIDGGNGFVFKRGDYQDLADKLNTVLRDPEKYSLGKETLRKCSVDSSYEYLKEIFIDVMKDYGKI; translated from the coding sequence ATGTTTTCTGTCGCTATAAACACTCAAACACCACCAATTAGATTTAGATACACATATAGGGATTTAGTTGATAAGTATGGATTTCTCTCATTTCCCATTGATGTTTCTTTGCTCGATCCGTCAGATTATTACATATCTGTAGGTGGAGTAGCAAAAATGATGCTTGCACTAAGTAAAAAATTTAGTAAGACTAGATGGGTTTCGCTTGGTCCGGGCTATCCTCCAGAAGTTAAATATAAGGACTTAAATATATATTTCGTAGATTTAAACCCTAAAGATTTACAAGGTTATACTAGATTTAAAGAGGGAATTTATAACGAGGCACATGGATTATCTAAATATGAAATTCAGCCTGATGATTATATTGCTTATGCGACTTATAATTGGTTATCAGCTCAAAAATTATTAGAGTTTTACAAGGACACCGATATTTATTTTATTAATGATTTTCAGCAACTTCTTATTGGCGGAATTATAGGACCTTCAGCACCCGCTGTTTTATGGTATCATATACCATTTGTCCCAGAATATTTATCACATAAGATGAGAGAGTTTCTAATCAGGACTTTTGAAGGTTTTGATGGCGTTATAGTAAGTACAAAAAGGGATTTAGAAGGTATGTTAAGGGCAGGAATTAAAGGAAGAGTAAAGCAAGTTTATCCCTTCATAGATCCTCAAGAGTATAGGAAAGTATCAAGACAAGAAGTTGAGAAAGTTAAAGAAAAATATGGGATAAAAGGAGATGATAAGATAGTTACAGTCGTAGCTAGAATGGATCCTATGAAAAGCCAAGATGTGGCTATACAAGCAATGAAATATGTAGATAATGCTAAATTACTTTTAGTTGGAAATGGTAGCTTCACTAGTGGAGCTTTGGGTACTGGAAAAGCTAATGTATGGGCTAAGAAATTGCAAACCTTAGCCGAGCAGATTAACGTTAAAGACAAAGTAGTTTTCACTGGCTATGTTCCAGATGAAGAACTATATGCTATATATGAAGCTTCGAATGTTATACTCTTACCTTCTAACATTGAAGGATTTGGACTTACTGTGTGTGAAGGATGGGTATATGGTAAACCAGCAATTGTAAGTAGTGGAGCTGGTATCAGTGAGTTGATTATAGATGGTGGAAATGGATTTGTTTTCAAAAGAGGTGATTATCAAGATCTAGCTGATAAGTTAAATACTGTTCTTAGAGATCCAGAGAAATATTCTTTAGGTAAAGAAACACTTAGAAAATGTTCTGTTGATTCTAGTTATGAATACCTGAAAGAAATATTTATAGATGTTATGAAAGATTATGGAAAAATATAA